The following coding sequences are from one Epinephelus moara isolate mb chromosome 7, YSFRI_EMoa_1.0, whole genome shotgun sequence window:
- the LOC126392762 gene encoding complement C1q-like protein 2, with translation MVLALIIAIPLLVQTSKTDAHYEMMGTCRMICDPYNPKPSATALEVMQDLSAIPSPTFVQGTKGEPGRPGKPGPRGPPGEPGPPGPRGPPGDRGDSGKMGHPGIVGTARTEIGGELGPAVGGAKIAFYVGLKNPHEGYEVLRFDDVVTNLGNHYDPITGKFTCQVPGIYYFTYHVLMRGGDGTSMWADLCKNGQVRASAIAQDADQNYDYASNSVVLHLDSGDEIYVKLDGGKAHGGNNNKYSTFSGFLLFPD, from the exons ATGGTTTTGGCTCTCATCATCGCAATTCCGCTGCTGGTCCAAACTTCCAAGACTGATGCGCACTACGAGATGATGGGCACCTGTCGGATGATCTGTGACCCATACAACCCCAAACCAAGCGCCACGGCTCTGGAGGTCATGCAGGACTTGAGCGCCATCCCTTCTCCGACCTTTGTTCAAGGGACTAAAGGCGAGCCGGGTCGGCCGGGGAAACCCGGGCCGAGGGGTCCGCCAGGAGAACCGGGACCACCAGGTCCGAGAGGGCCGCCGGGGGATAGAGGAGATTCTGGAAAGATGGGACATCCGGGGATAGTGGGCACAGCGCGGACCGAGATCGGTGGAGAGCTCGGCCCTGCTGTCGGCGGGGCAAAGATAGCGTTTTATGTGGGTCTGAAAAACCCACACGAGGGATACGAAGTGTTAAGGTTCGACGATGTCGTCACTAACCTGGGGAACCACTATGACCCGATAACCGGCAAATTCACATGTCAAGTGCCTGGGATTTACTACTTCACCTATCATGTGCTGATGCGCGGAGGAGACGGGACAAGCATGTGGGCAGACTTGTGCAAAAACGGACAG GTCCGAGCCAGCGCCATAGCACAGGACGCAGACCAGAACTACGACTATGCCAGCAACAGCGTCGTCCTGCATCTGGACTCAGGGGACGAGATTTATGTCAAACTGGACGGCGGCAAGGCGCACGgcggaaacaacaacaaatacagcacGTTTTCCGGTTTCCTTTTATTCCCGGACTAA